One Coregonus clupeaformis isolate EN_2021a unplaced genomic scaffold, ASM2061545v1 scaf2620, whole genome shotgun sequence genomic region harbors:
- the LOC121563910 gene encoding uncharacterized protein LOC121563910 encodes MAHLLSEEILQQLAVVVYEAQDVELTQCFLKKVDGDLSNCRLDWDVLHYLLKSTTQPITINLTRSRIRQQDIPHLLPFLNNIHFQRMNSHFERTALKEIHKQRAGHMVTTLVRSSDEWINLNNLVLNHDDCEALRFALHYSDGVKLNLLWTIIPKEEMGRILTLLHRVSELRVDRKLLLELLHAWTGLITQTEAPTALLRALHHKLDLSRSSAMDLSGQEEETVLSLSSQDCRVISAAIHKADGDTELILHDCQVEDAGLEEFYKESILQRVHLSLGKPILLQLLHLIFVEDGGRSVRLASLLSRALGKELDLSQTPLDLMACSSLALILEHSEGFSKLDLSDCHLTDTHLEFLLTHLHKAQVLNLCNNEITDEGAMKLYRIRNSFTETVWLCNNKITEFDSFLADKRYKLLPAHVSGIQDRHITNLGSTSVREETSKVFSKTKPIITEYDPEIVEESKISYR; translated from the exons atggctCATCT ACTAAGTGAGGAGATTCTGCAACAGCTGGCTGTTGTGGTGTATGAGGCTCAGGACGTGGAACTGACCCAGTGCTTCCTGAAGAAGGTTGATGGAGACCTGTCTAACTGTAGACTGGACTGGGATGTGCTTCACTACCTGCTGAAGAGCACCACACAACCCATCACCATCAACCTCACGAGGAGCAGAATCAGACAGCAAGACATACCTCATCTTCTCCCGTTCCTGAATAATATTCACTTTCAAAG AATGAATTCCCACTTTGAGAGGACAGCTTTGAAAGAAATACACAAGCAACGTGCTGGTCACATGGTGACTACTTTAGTGAGGTCATCAGATGAATGGATCAACTTGAACAACCTGGTCTTGAACCATGATGACTGTGAAGCACTGCGCTTTGCCTTACACTACAGTGATGGGGTCAAACTCAACCTGTTGTGGACCATCATTCCaaaggaggagatggggaggatcCTGACTCTTCTACACAGGGTCTCTGAACTCAG GGTAGACAGGAAACTACTCCTGGAGCTCCTCCATGCCTGGACAGGGTTGATAACACAAACAGAGGCACCCACTGCACTCTTGAGGGCTCTGCATCACAAACTGGACCTCTCCCGCTCTTCTGCCATGGATCTGTCAGGGCAGGAGGAAGAGACTGTTTTGAGCCTCAGTTCTCAGGACTGTAGGGTCATCTCTGCAGCCATCCATAAAGCTGATGGTGACACAGAGCTGATTCTACACGACTGTCAGGTTGAGGATGCAGGACTAGAGGAGTTTTACAAAGAGTCCATTTTACAAAGAGTCCATTTGAG CCTTGGAAAACCTATTTTGCTACAGCTCCTTCACTTGATATTTGTGGAAGATGGAGGCAGGTCAGTGAGACTTGCTTCCCTACTATCCAGAGCCCTGGGGAAGGAACTGGACCTCAGTCAGACCCCGTTGGACCTGATGGCCTGTTCATCACTGGCATTGATTCTGGAGCACTCAGAAGGGTTTTCGAAGCTGGACCTCAGCGACTGCCACCTCACCGACACACATCTGGAGTTTCTGCTCACACATCTGCACAAGGCACAAGTCCTAAA TCTATGCAATAATGAAATCACTGACGAAGGAGCTATGAAACTATACAGGATTAGAAACAGCTTTACAGAAACTGTATG GCTTTGCAACAACAAGATCACTGAGTTTGACAGCTTCTTAGCGGATAAACGCTACAAACTGTTGCCTGCTCACGTGTCAGGAATACAGGACCGACACATTACAAACTTGGGCTCTACCTCTGTGAGAGAAGAGACCTCTAAGGTGTTTTCAAAG